One genomic window of Pseudomonas sp. LFM046 includes the following:
- a CDS encoding DUF4242 domain-containing protein encodes MPKFLIEREIPDAGKLTERDLKAISQKSCRVLRNIGPEVQWVQSYVTDDKLYCVYIADSEELVREHARQGGFPATRVSRISSTIDPTTAE; translated from the coding sequence ATGCCCAAGTTCCTCATTGAAAGAGAGATACCGGACGCTGGAAAACTCACGGAACGAGACCTCAAGGCCATTTCGCAGAAGTCCTGCCGAGTGCTCAGAAACATCGGACCAGAGGTGCAGTGGGTCCAGAGCTACGTCACCGACGACAAGCTGTACTGCGTGTACATCGCCGACAGCGAGGAGCTGGTCCGCGAACACGCCCGCCAGGGCGGTTTCCCGGCCACGCGTGTTTCCCGCATCAGCTCCACCATCGACCCGACCACCGCTGAATGA
- a CDS encoding class I SAM-dependent methyltransferase, with amino-acid sequence MTTAIDLDALKSRQMASWASGDYAVIGTTLQLVGELLAEACDIRHGAAVLDVAAGNGNATLAAARRGGRVTSTDYVPALLERGQERARAERLEVTFLAADAENLPFPDACFDVVLSTFGVMFTPNQARAAAELARACRPGGRIGLANWTPDGFIGQVFKTLGRHLPPPPGVQPPSLWGVESHLRELFDDSAREISVARRLFNFRYQSAAHFIEVFRTWYGPVHKAFAALPPDGAEALERDLTELLERYNRAGPESLIVPSEYLEVVITRS; translated from the coding sequence ATGACCACCGCTATTGATCTCGATGCCCTGAAAAGCCGGCAGATGGCCTCCTGGGCCAGCGGCGACTACGCCGTGATCGGCACCACCCTGCAACTGGTCGGCGAATTGCTGGCCGAGGCCTGCGATATCCGCCACGGCGCCGCCGTGCTGGACGTTGCCGCCGGCAATGGCAACGCCACGCTTGCCGCCGCGCGGCGGGGTGGCCGGGTGACCTCCACCGACTACGTGCCTGCGCTGCTGGAACGGGGCCAGGAACGCGCCCGCGCCGAACGCCTGGAAGTGACCTTCCTGGCCGCCGACGCCGAGAACCTGCCCTTCCCGGACGCCTGCTTCGACGTGGTGCTGTCCACCTTCGGCGTGATGTTCACCCCCAACCAGGCCAGGGCCGCCGCCGAACTGGCGCGGGCCTGCCGTCCCGGTGGGCGCATCGGCCTGGCCAACTGGACCCCCGATGGCTTCATCGGCCAGGTGTTCAAGACCCTGGGTCGCCACCTGCCGCCGCCTCCCGGCGTACAGCCGCCGTCGCTCTGGGGTGTGGAAAGCCATCTGCGCGAACTGTTCGACGACAGCGCCCGGGAAATTTCCGTGGCGCGCCGCCTGTTTAATTTTCGCTATCAGTCGGCCGCCCACTTCATCGAGGTCTTTCGCACGTGGTACGGACCGGTCCACAAAGCCTTCGCCGCCCTCCCCCCTGACGGCGCCGAGGCCCTGGAGCGCGACCTGACCGAACTGCTGGAGCGCTACAACCGCGCCGGACCGGAGTCGCTGATCGTGCCGAGCGAGTACCTGGAGGTGGTGATCACCCGAAGCTGA